In Vibrio celticus, one genomic interval encodes:
- a CDS encoding substrate-binding domain-containing protein: MATIKDVAKEAGVSIATTSRVINNAPHTSETAIAAVKAAMEKLGYRPNANARALVSKSSNAIGVLVNDVSAPFFGSMIKAIDTVASEQEKQLLIGSGYHDATKERNAINLLINSRCESLVVHSKGISDEELVKLANEVPGMVLINRIVPDIENRCIALDNRRGSYIATEYLIKNGHKHIGYICSSHDIEDAHDRLGGYLDALKDHGIESNDEYIEYGEPDELGGEQAMVNLMAKNTDITAIATYNDYMAAGCLALLQENGVRIPEDMSVIGFDDGHIARFIYPRLTTIRYPIQVMANQAVKLSLQLASDEPKEHPEHKLFMPILVRRASVRNIN, translated from the coding sequence ATGGCTACCATTAAAGATGTTGCGAAGGAAGCAGGCGTATCAATCGCGACCACCTCTCGAGTAATCAACAATGCACCTCACACCAGTGAAACCGCAATTGCGGCGGTAAAAGCCGCTATGGAAAAACTCGGCTATCGCCCAAATGCCAACGCTCGTGCATTGGTCAGCAAATCTTCAAACGCGATTGGTGTACTGGTTAATGATGTTTCTGCCCCGTTCTTCGGTTCGATGATCAAAGCCATTGATACCGTGGCAAGTGAGCAAGAAAAGCAGTTACTGATTGGCAGTGGCTACCATGACGCCACCAAAGAGCGTAATGCGATTAACCTGCTTATCAACAGCCGCTGCGAATCACTTGTGGTTCATAGCAAAGGCATTAGCGACGAAGAGTTGGTCAAGCTAGCCAATGAAGTACCCGGCATGGTGCTGATCAATCGCATTGTTCCCGATATCGAAAACCGCTGTATTGCTCTCGACAACCGCCGCGGCTCTTACATCGCGACAGAGTATTTGATTAAAAACGGCCACAAACACATTGGTTACATCTGCTCGAGTCACGATATTGAAGATGCTCACGACCGCTTAGGTGGCTATTTGGATGCATTGAAAGATCACGGTATTGAATCAAACGATGAGTACATCGAATATGGTGAACCTGACGAGCTAGGCGGTGAGCAAGCCATGGTTAACTTAATGGCAAAAAACACAGATATCACTGCTATTGCAACGTATAACGATTACATGGCAGCAGGCTGTTTGGCGTTATTACAAGAAAATGGCGTTCGTATTCCAGAAGATATGTCAGTTATTGGTTTCGATGACGGCCACATTGCTCGCTTCATCTACCCTAGATTGACCACCATTCGTTATCCAATCCAAGTTATGGCTAACCAAGCGGTAAAGCTCTCTCTGCAACTCGCAAGTGACGAGCCAAAAGAGCACCCGGAACATAAGCTATTTATGCCAATTTTGGTGCGCAGAGCCTCTGTTCGAAACATTAATTGA
- the rsxA gene encoding electron transport complex subunit RsxA, whose translation MTEYLLLLVGTVLVNNFVLVKFLGLCPFMGVSKKLETAIGMGLATTFVLTLASVSAYLVETYILTPLGIEYLRTMSFILVIAVVVQFTEMVVHKTSPTLYRLLGIFLPLITTNCAVLGVALLNINENHNFIQSIIYGFGAAVGFSLVLILFAAMRERIAVADVPMPFKGASIAMITAGLMSLAFMGFTGLVK comes from the coding sequence ATGACCGAATACCTTTTGTTGTTGGTTGGCACAGTGCTGGTCAATAACTTTGTGCTAGTGAAGTTTTTAGGACTATGTCCATTTATGGGAGTCTCCAAGAAACTGGAGACTGCGATTGGCATGGGCCTCGCGACGACTTTCGTTCTAACGTTAGCGTCGGTCTCTGCATACCTAGTAGAAACCTACATCCTTACCCCTCTGGGTATTGAATACCTGCGTACCATGAGTTTCATCTTGGTTATCGCGGTGGTTGTTCAATTTACGGAAATGGTGGTTCACAAAACCAGCCCGACTCTTTATCGCCTGCTGGGTATCTTTCTGCCTCTTATCACCACCAACTGTGCGGTATTAGGTGTGGCACTTCTGAACATCAATGAAAACCACAACTTCATTCAGTCGATCATCTATGGTTTCGGCGCAGCGGTTGGTTTCTCTCTTGTATTAATCCTATTTGCTGCAATGCGTGAACGTATTGCGGTTGCTGATGTTCCAATGCCATTCAAAGGCGCATCGATTGCGATGATCACAGCAGGCCTAATGTCTCTGGCATTTATGGGCTTTACTGGGTTGGTGAAATAA
- the rsxB gene encoding electron transport complex subunit RsxB — protein sequence MSTILIAIIALAVLAAVFGAILGFASIRFKVEADPIVDQIDTILPQTQCGQCGYPGCRPYAEAIANGDKINKCPPGGQATIEKLADLMGVEVEDSAHDLDNKVKTVAFIHEDMCIGCTKCIQACPVDAIVGGTKALHTVIKDECTGCDLCVAPCPTDCIEMIPVATTTENWKWQMNIIPVTDITNQATDATASEPKA from the coding sequence ATGAGTACCATTTTAATTGCGATCATTGCGCTAGCCGTTTTAGCCGCTGTTTTTGGCGCTATTTTGGGCTTTGCTTCTATCCGTTTTAAAGTTGAAGCCGATCCTATCGTCGATCAAATCGACACCATTTTACCGCAAACTCAATGTGGTCAGTGTGGCTACCCCGGTTGTCGCCCATACGCAGAGGCGATCGCTAACGGAGACAAGATCAACAAATGTCCTCCGGGCGGCCAAGCAACCATTGAGAAGCTAGCAGATTTAATGGGCGTAGAAGTTGAAGACTCCGCTCATGACTTAGATAACAAAGTAAAAACCGTTGCCTTCATTCACGAAGATATGTGTATCGGCTGTACCAAGTGTATTCAAGCCTGCCCTGTTGACGCCATTGTTGGTGGCACCAAGGCACTGCACACAGTAATTAAAGATGAATGTACAGGTTGTGATCTATGTGTCGCACCGTGCCCTACTGACTGTATTGAAATGATTCCAGTGGCAACAACGACTGAAAATTGGAAATGGCAGATGAACATCATTCCTGTTACTGATATCACTAACCAAGCGACTGATGCGACTGCGTCAGAGCCTAAAGCATAG
- the rsxC gene encoding electron transport complex subunit RsxC, translated as MISLIEQIRTGSIWNFPGGVHPAENKKQSNTTDIVHARLPEEIVLPVKQHIGKPGNLLVAAGDTVLKGQQLTALDTGFTLPVHAPTSGVITAIEPRTTAHPSGLSEMCVVIKPDGLDTWIEKNPVEDFSTKTSDELLDVIRQAGISGMGGAGFPTAKKLQSGLGRTDILIVNAAECEPYITSDDKLLQEHADEVLKGIEVVEHILQPKLTVIGIEDNKPGAIKALEIAAKDKDIVIRVIPTKYPSGGEKQLIKILTNKEVPAGGIPADIGVLVQNVGSLYSIKRAVIDGEPVINRVVTLTGKTFKQPRNVWALLGTPVHELLEEFGYKADKKLPRLILGGPMMGFTLPHANVPITKTSNCILAPTRREISPSTYEMECIRCSACAEACPASLLPQQLQWHAKANELDKCEELNIKDCIECGACAFVCPSEIPLVQYYRQAKAEIKTRKDEATAAERAKIRFEEKNARMERDKAERENRFKKAADNRRKDMKSANGDDAIAAAIARVKAQKAAADQTPNAEPAVKPAVAAAIAKAKAKQAAAQKADGAEPDNSEMSKLREERKRQARERKAQQAAAETPAESSGDGKKDAVAAAIARAKAKKAQQAESASEAPAESTGDAKKDAVAAAIARAKAKKAQQVESASEAPIEKSSDAKKDAVAAAIARAKAKKAQQAESASDAPAESSGDAKKDAVAAAIARAKAKKAQQAESASDAPAESTGDAKKDAVAAAIARAKAKKAQQAESTAQTESEAPVKSSGDAKKDAVAAAIARAKAKKAQQAKQAKQDEAAETPEPVIEVEAKTQQESVDPKKAAVAAAIARAKAKKAQQAKQVEAEATAPEAVVEIEVEAEIRSEPVDPKKAAVAAAIARAKARKAQQEQDKKNNEEKE; from the coding sequence ATGATCTCTTTAATTGAACAAATTCGCACGGGCTCGATTTGGAACTTCCCTGGCGGCGTGCACCCTGCTGAAAACAAGAAACAGTCGAATACTACTGATATCGTCCATGCAAGGCTTCCAGAAGAAATCGTTCTTCCGGTGAAACAGCACATCGGTAAGCCAGGTAACCTATTGGTTGCTGCTGGCGACACTGTGTTAAAAGGTCAGCAACTTACGGCTTTAGATACAGGTTTTACTTTGCCAGTACACGCACCAACATCGGGTGTGATTACCGCTATCGAACCGCGAACTACCGCTCACCCTTCAGGCTTGAGCGAAATGTGCGTGGTTATTAAACCTGATGGCCTAGACACTTGGATTGAAAAAAATCCAGTTGAAGATTTTTCGACAAAGACTTCTGACGAACTGCTAGATGTGATTCGCCAAGCTGGTATTTCAGGCATGGGCGGCGCAGGCTTCCCTACGGCTAAGAAGCTTCAATCCGGCTTAGGTCGTACCGACATTTTGATCGTCAATGCTGCGGAATGTGAACCTTACATCACCTCTGATGACAAGTTGCTTCAAGAACATGCCGACGAAGTATTAAAAGGCATCGAAGTCGTTGAACACATTCTTCAACCAAAGCTGACGGTTATCGGCATTGAAGACAATAAACCAGGCGCGATAAAAGCACTTGAGATTGCAGCGAAAGACAAAGATATCGTCATTCGTGTTATCCCAACTAAATACCCTTCTGGTGGTGAGAAACAGCTAATCAAGATCCTCACCAACAAAGAGGTTCCGGCTGGCGGCATTCCTGCAGACATTGGTGTTTTGGTTCAAAACGTCGGCTCGCTTTACTCAATTAAGAGAGCAGTAATCGACGGTGAACCAGTGATTAACCGCGTGGTGACTTTAACTGGTAAAACCTTTAAGCAACCTCGTAACGTTTGGGCGCTATTAGGTACACCAGTACACGAGTTACTAGAGGAATTTGGCTACAAAGCGGATAAAAAACTGCCACGTTTGATTTTGGGCGGCCCGATGATGGGCTTTACCTTGCCGCATGCCAATGTGCCAATCACTAAAACGTCGAACTGTATTTTAGCGCCAACGCGTCGTGAGATCTCACCAAGCACTTACGAGATGGAATGTATTCGTTGCAGCGCGTGTGCTGAAGCTTGTCCTGCGTCTCTACTTCCTCAACAACTGCAATGGCATGCGAAAGCCAACGAGTTGGATAAGTGTGAAGAGCTGAATATTAAGGACTGTATTGAATGTGGTGCTTGTGCGTTTGTCTGCCCAAGTGAAATTCCTCTTGTTCAGTACTATCGCCAAGCGAAAGCCGAAATCAAAACAAGAAAAGATGAAGCGACAGCTGCAGAGCGCGCCAAGATTCGTTTCGAAGAGAAAAACGCTCGTATGGAGCGTGACAAAGCAGAACGTGAAAACCGCTTCAAGAAAGCTGCTGACAACCGTCGTAAAGACATGAAATCAGCCAATGGTGATGATGCGATTGCAGCTGCGATTGCTCGCGTTAAAGCGCAAAAAGCCGCGGCAGACCAAACACCTAATGCAGAACCAGCAGTGAAACCTGCGGTAGCTGCTGCTATTGCCAAGGCAAAAGCAAAACAAGCTGCGGCTCAGAAAGCGGATGGCGCTGAACCAGACAATTCTGAAATGTCGAAACTGCGTGAAGAACGCAAACGACAAGCTCGAGAGCGTAAGGCACAACAAGCAGCAGCCGAGACTCCAGCAGAAAGCTCAGGTGATGGCAAGAAAGATGCTGTCGCTGCAGCTATCGCGCGTGCTAAAGCCAAGAAGGCTCAACAAGCGGAATCAGCTTCCGAGGCTCCGGCTGAAAGTACTGGTGATGCCAAGAAAGATGCTGTCGCTGCTGCTATAGCTCGCGCTAAAGCGAAGAAAGCCCAGCAAGTGGAATCGGCTTCTGAAGCTCCGATTGAAAAATCAAGCGACGCTAAGAAAGACGCTGTCGCTGCGGCTATTGCTCGCGCTAAAGCCAAGAAAGCTCAACAAGCGGAATCAGCTTCTGACGCTCCGGCAGAAAGCTCTGGCGATGCCAAGAAAGATGCTGTCGCTGCGGCCATTGCTCGCGCTAAAGCCAAGAAAGCTCAACAAGCGGAATCAGCTTCTGACGCTCCGGCTGAAAGTACTGGTGATGCTAAAAAAGACGCCGTTGCTGCAGCTATCGCTCGCGCTAAAGCGAAAAAAGCACAACAAGCAGAATCAACTGCTCAAACCGAAAGTGAAGCTCCGGTTAAAAGTTCTGGCGATGCTAAGAAAGATGCTGTCGCTGCAGCCATTGCTCGTGCTAAAGCCAAGAAAGCACAGCAAGCTAAGCAAGCTAAGCAAGACGAAGCAGCAGAAACTCCTGAGCCAGTGATTGAAGTTGAAGCTAAAACTCAACAAGAGTCAGTCGATCCTAAGAAAGCTGCCGTTGCCGCTGCAATAGCTCGCGCTAAAGCGAAGAAAGCACAGCAAGCTAAGCAGGTCGAAGCAGAAGCAACCGCTCCTGAAGCTGTAGTTGAAATTGAAGTGGAAGCTGAGATTCGATCAGAACCAGTCGATCCTAAAAAAGCAGCTGTTGCTGCCGCAATTGCTCGTGCTAAAGCAAGAAAGGCGCAGCAAGAGCAAGACAAAAAGAATAATGAGGAGAAAGAGTAG
- the rsxD gene encoding electron transport complex subunit RsxD, with translation MAFFIASSPHAHNRRSTPDLMKWVAICALPGLLAQTYFFGWGTLIQLVFAIALAVTFEAAVMLLRKRPPVMALRDYSAVVTAWLLSVAIPPHSPWWILVIGMFFAIVIAKHLYGGLGQNPFNPAMVAYVVLLISFPVQMTSWNAPASLTAEATSFVDSFLMIFTGFNNEGLSLQQARLGIDGTTMATPLDAFKTALTAGNTASEALSQPQFSWLAGVGWEWVNLAYLIGGLVLIKQRVIQWHIPVAFLGSLTLFSLVFLMFTPGETASPTIHLLSGATMLGAFFIATDPVSASTTVKGRLVFGALIGGLVFIIRSWGGFPDGVAFAVLLANMCVPLIDYYTKPRTYGH, from the coding sequence GTGGCCTTCTTTATCGCCAGCTCACCGCACGCACACAATCGTAGAAGCACCCCTGATCTCATGAAATGGGTCGCTATTTGTGCATTGCCAGGTCTACTAGCTCAAACCTACTTCTTTGGATGGGGTACGCTCATCCAGTTAGTATTCGCTATTGCACTTGCTGTTACCTTTGAAGCCGCTGTAATGCTGCTAAGAAAACGACCACCAGTGATGGCACTACGTGATTACAGTGCTGTTGTCACCGCTTGGCTACTCAGTGTCGCGATTCCTCCACACTCTCCGTGGTGGATTCTAGTGATAGGTATGTTCTTCGCAATTGTCATCGCGAAACACCTATACGGCGGCCTTGGGCAAAACCCATTTAACCCAGCGATGGTCGCTTACGTTGTTTTGCTAATCTCGTTCCCAGTTCAGATGACCAGTTGGAATGCACCCGCGAGCTTAACGGCTGAAGCAACCAGTTTTGTTGACTCATTCTTGATGATCTTTACAGGTTTCAATAATGAAGGGTTATCTCTACAGCAAGCTCGTTTAGGGATTGATGGCACCACAATGGCGACGCCACTCGATGCCTTCAAAACCGCATTAACAGCAGGCAACACCGCTTCTGAAGCACTGTCTCAACCGCAATTCAGCTGGTTAGCTGGCGTGGGTTGGGAATGGGTAAACCTTGCTTACCTTATTGGTGGCTTGGTGCTTATCAAGCAACGCGTGATTCAATGGCATATCCCAGTCGCGTTTCTGGGCAGCTTGACCCTATTTAGCCTAGTGTTCTTGATGTTTACTCCCGGCGAAACCGCATCACCGACCATTCATCTATTGTCTGGTGCGACTATGCTCGGCGCATTTTTCATTGCGACCGACCCAGTTTCAGCATCAACAACAGTGAAAGGTCGCTTAGTGTTTGGCGCTCTGATCGGCGGTTTGGTATTTATCATCCGCAGTTGGGGTGGTTTCCCTGATGGCGTGGCGTTTGCTGTATTGTTAGCCAACATGTGTGTTCCACTGATTGACTACTACACCAAACCTCGTACATACGGCCACTAA
- the rsxG gene encoding electron transport complex subunit RsxG: protein MLNAIKKNGLVLAIFACASTGLVAVTHYLTKDQIKQQEQAQLLSVLNQVIPHDLHDNELFSSCTLVQAEELGTEQAMPAYIAKINGEPSAIAIEAIAPDGYNGAIKVIVGMKIDGTILGTRVLSHQETPGLGDKIDLRVSDWILSFAGKQVTDSNLDRWKVRKDGGDFDQFTGATITPRAVVKSVKQAVQYVNQNNQALLAQPLNCGGE, encoded by the coding sequence ATGCTAAATGCAATTAAGAAAAACGGCCTTGTACTCGCGATTTTTGCGTGTGCTTCGACGGGTTTGGTCGCGGTAACTCACTACCTGACCAAAGATCAGATCAAACAACAAGAACAGGCTCAGTTACTGTCTGTTCTTAACCAAGTGATCCCGCACGATCTGCACGACAACGAGCTGTTTTCGTCTTGTACTTTGGTTCAAGCAGAAGAGCTTGGAACTGAGCAAGCGATGCCTGCTTACATTGCTAAAATCAATGGTGAGCCGAGTGCGATTGCGATCGAGGCGATTGCCCCAGACGGCTACAACGGCGCGATTAAAGTGATTGTTGGAATGAAGATCGACGGTACTATTTTAGGTACTCGCGTGCTTTCTCACCAAGAAACGCCAGGTTTGGGTGATAAGATTGATTTGCGTGTAAGTGATTGGATTCTTTCGTTTGCAGGCAAACAAGTTACAGATTCTAATCTTGACCGTTGGAAGGTTCGTAAAGACGGTGGTGACTTTGACCAGTTTACTGGTGCAACCATCACACCAAGAGCGGTCGTGAAGTCAGTCAAACAAGCGGTTCAATACGTTAACCAAAACAACCAAGCATTGCTTGCTCAACCTCTAAATTGTGGTGGTGAATAA
- a CDS encoding electron transport complex subunit E, whose amino-acid sequence MSDHKTLIKNGMWANNPALVQLLGLCPLLAVSSTVTNALGLGIATLLVLVGSNVSVSLVRNHVPKEVRIPVFVMIIASLVTCVQLLMNAYAYGLYLSLGIFIPLIVTNCIIIGRAEAFASKNEVLPAAQDGFWMGLGMTSVLVVLGAMREIIGNGTLFDGADLLLGDWASVLRIQIFQFDNSFLLALLPPGAFIGVGFLIALKNIIDNQAKSRQPKQEKPVIERARVTNA is encoded by the coding sequence ATGAGTGACCATAAAACACTGATCAAAAATGGCATGTGGGCCAATAACCCTGCCCTAGTGCAACTTCTTGGGTTATGTCCGCTGCTGGCTGTATCGTCAACAGTCACTAACGCACTTGGGCTAGGTATTGCTACCTTGCTTGTACTGGTCGGCTCAAACGTTTCTGTTTCTTTGGTTCGTAACCATGTGCCAAAAGAAGTGCGTATCCCAGTATTCGTAATGATCATTGCCTCGCTAGTAACGTGTGTTCAATTGCTGATGAACGCTTACGCCTATGGGCTTTACCTATCTTTAGGTATCTTCATCCCACTGATCGTAACCAACTGCATCATCATTGGTCGTGCGGAAGCCTTCGCTTCAAAGAATGAAGTGCTACCAGCGGCTCAAGATGGTTTCTGGATGGGTCTAGGCATGACATCGGTATTGGTTGTGTTAGGTGCGATGCGTGAGATTATTGGTAACGGCACTCTATTTGATGGCGCAGACCTGCTGCTTGGTGACTGGGCTTCGGTGTTACGAATCCAGATCTTCCAATTTGACAACAGCTTCTTGTTAGCCCTGCTTCCACCGGGTGCCTTTATTGGTGTTGGTTTCTTAATTGCTTTGAAAAACATCATCGATAACCAAGCAAAATCTAGACAACCAAAACAAGAAAAACCAGTCATTGAACGCGCTCGCGTTACCAATGCTTAA
- the nth gene encoding endonuclease III — MNNVKRVEILERLRENNPKPETELNWNSPFELLIAVLLSAQATDVSVNKATDKLYPVANTPQAIFDLGVDGLKEYIKTIGLFNSKAENTIKTCRMLLDLHNGEVPEDRAALEALPGVGRKTANVVLNTAFGWPTIAVDTHIYRVSNRTKLAMGKTVDDVEAKLLKVIPKEFKLDVHHWLILHGRYTCVARKPRCGSCIIEDLCYFKEKTDV; from the coding sequence ATGAACAATGTAAAACGAGTAGAAATACTTGAGCGTTTAAGAGAAAACAATCCAAAGCCAGAGACTGAGCTTAACTGGAACAGCCCATTCGAACTGCTGATTGCCGTTCTATTGTCTGCACAAGCAACCGATGTCAGCGTGAACAAGGCGACGGATAAACTGTACCCTGTAGCCAATACTCCACAAGCTATTTTCGACCTAGGTGTTGATGGTTTAAAAGAGTACATCAAGACCATCGGCCTATTTAACTCAAAAGCAGAAAACACCATCAAAACGTGTCGTATGCTGCTTGACCTACATAATGGTGAAGTACCGGAAGATCGCGCTGCATTAGAAGCCCTTCCAGGTGTTGGACGAAAAACAGCAAACGTAGTGTTAAATACCGCATTCGGTTGGCCAACGATTGCCGTTGATACTCACATCTATCGTGTATCAAACCGCACTAAGCTAGCGATGGGTAAAACCGTCGACGATGTCGAAGCAAAACTACTTAAAGTTATCCCAAAAGAATTCAAACTGGATGTCCACCATTGGCTCATTCTTCATGGACGTTACACCTGTGTCGCGCGTAAACCACGCTGTGGCAGCTGTATCATAGAAGACCTATGCTATTTCAAAGAGAAGACGGACGTCTAG
- the gloA gene encoding lactoylglutathione lyase: protein MSNGRILHTMLRVGDLDKSIEFYTNVMGMQLLRKNENKEYEYTLAFVGFGDESQGAVIELTYNWGTTEYDLGSAFGHVAIGVDDIYTTCDAIKAAGGNVTREAGPVKGGSTHIAFVKDPDGYMIELIQNKQASAGLEG, encoded by the coding sequence ATGTCAAACGGTCGTATTTTACACACCATGCTACGCGTTGGTGATCTAGACAAGTCTATCGAGTTCTACACCAATGTAATGGGCATGCAGCTATTACGTAAGAACGAAAACAAAGAGTACGAATACACGCTGGCTTTCGTTGGCTTTGGTGACGAATCTCAAGGCGCTGTGATTGAGCTGACTTACAACTGGGGCACGACTGAATACGACCTTGGCTCAGCTTTTGGTCACGTTGCTATCGGTGTTGATGACATCTACACAACGTGTGATGCAATTAAAGCAGCAGGCGGTAACGTAACGCGTGAAGCTGGCCCTGTAAAAGGCGGCTCTACTCACATCGCATTCGTTAAAGATCCTGACGGTTACATGATTGAGCTTATTCAGAACAAACAAGCAAGCGCAGGTCTAGAAGGTTAA
- a CDS encoding DUF2753 domain-containing protein, whose amino-acid sequence MISEWEKHTLLADTALQLDDPVRSILHYQQALNLSEEITERTDIQADERLLISVISCHNLAQFWRWAGDTEYELKYLQLASEKVLTLIPQCPNTQCSSFIDSIGCCKKALIDFMKRHPNPKIASMVEKIDTATNCEMIARFRLN is encoded by the coding sequence ATGATTAGCGAATGGGAAAAACACACGTTACTTGCCGATACTGCATTGCAGCTCGACGATCCTGTACGAAGTATTCTTCACTATCAGCAAGCATTGAACTTGAGCGAAGAAATCACTGAGCGTACCGATATTCAGGCTGACGAACGCCTACTGATCTCAGTGATTTCTTGCCACAATCTCGCGCAATTCTGGCGTTGGGCTGGTGATACCGAATACGAGCTCAAGTATCTTCAATTGGCTTCAGAAAAAGTGCTGACACTGATCCCGCAGTGCCCTAACACTCAATGTTCCAGCTTTATCGATTCTATTGGTTGCTGTAAGAAAGCGCTGATCGATTTCATGAAACGCCATCCCAATCCTAAAATTGCTTCTATGGTAGAAAAGATCGATACCGCGACCAACTGTGAAATGATCGCTCGTTTCCGCTTGAACTAA
- the motY gene encoding flagellar protein MotY: MKKQLITGSMLFSLLVSSSVMAQEKRYGASPQQSTWEMVANTPLECRLVHPIPNFGDAEFSSRASKKIILDFELKMRRPMGATRNVSLISMPPPWRPGESADRMTTIKFFQQFDGYVGGQTAWGILSELEKGRYPTFSYQEWQSRDQRIEVSLSSVLFQEKYNVFSDCVANLLPYSFEDISFTILHYDRNSDQLNKSSRKRLSQIADYVRYNQDIDLVLVATYTDSVDSKGISQNLSERRAESLREYFKSLGLPEDRIQVQGYGKRRPIADNNSPIGKDKNRRVVISLGRTQV; this comes from the coding sequence ATGAAGAAACAACTCATAACAGGTTCAATGCTATTTTCGCTACTTGTGTCATCATCGGTCATGGCACAAGAAAAGCGTTACGGAGCATCTCCTCAACAGTCGACGTGGGAGATGGTGGCCAACACGCCACTAGAATGTCGCTTGGTTCACCCAATTCCAAACTTTGGTGATGCTGAGTTCTCATCTCGCGCAAGTAAAAAAATTATTTTGGACTTTGAGCTTAAAATGCGCCGCCCAATGGGTGCGACGCGCAATGTAAGCTTGATCTCTATGCCGCCACCTTGGCGTCCGGGTGAAAGTGCTGATCGCATGACAACCATTAAGTTCTTCCAGCAATTTGACGGCTATGTCGGCGGTCAAACAGCTTGGGGCATCTTGAGTGAGTTAGAGAAAGGGCGTTATCCGACATTCAGCTACCAAGAGTGGCAGAGCCGAGATCAACGTATCGAAGTGTCGTTGTCGTCAGTGCTATTCCAAGAAAAATACAATGTGTTCAGTGACTGTGTTGCTAACCTGCTGCCTTACAGCTTTGAAGATATCTCTTTCACTATTTTGCATTACGACCGCAACAGCGATCAATTGAACAAGTCGTCACGTAAAAGGCTGAGTCAGATTGCTGATTATGTTCGTTACAACCAAGACATCGACCTTGTGCTGGTGGCAACGTACACCGATTCTGTCGACAGCAAAGGTATTAGCCAAAACCTTTCAGAGCGCAGAGCGGAATCGTTAAGAGAGTACTTCAAATCTTTAGGCTTGCCAGAAGATCGTATCCAAGTTCAGGGCTATGGTAAACGTCGCCCGATTGCAGACAACAATTCGCCAATTGGTAAAGACAAGAACCGACGCGTTGTTATCTCTTTAGGTCGTACGCAGGTTTAA
- the rnt gene encoding ribonuclease T: MTVENEALTLKKRFRGYFPVVIDVETAGFNAETDALLEICAITLKMDEYGDLHPASTLHFHIEPFEGANIEQAALDFNGIKDPFSPLRCAVSEQEALKEIYKLVRKEQKASDCSRAIMVAHNATFDLNFVNAASERCKLKRVPFHPFATFDTAALSGLAYGQTVLAKACRTAGMEFDNKEAHSALYDTQKTTELFCGIVNKWKALGGWPLVDEE, from the coding sequence ATGACTGTAGAAAACGAAGCTCTGACCCTAAAAAAACGCTTTCGCGGCTATTTTCCAGTGGTCATCGACGTGGAAACCGCAGGGTTTAACGCTGAAACCGATGCATTATTAGAAATCTGCGCCATTACATTAAAAATGGATGAGTACGGAGATCTGCACCCTGCATCAACGCTTCATTTTCACATTGAGCCTTTTGAAGGCGCAAATATAGAGCAGGCAGCATTAGACTTTAACGGAATTAAAGACCCATTTAGCCCATTACGTTGTGCTGTGTCGGAACAAGAAGCCCTTAAAGAAATCTACAAGCTAGTGAGAAAAGAACAAAAAGCTTCAGATTGCAGTCGCGCAATCATGGTTGCTCACAACGCTACATTCGATTTGAACTTCGTTAATGCGGCAAGTGAGCGCTGTAAGCTTAAACGCGTCCCTTTCCATCCATTTGCTACTTTTGACACTGCAGCTCTTAGTGGTCTTGCCTACGGTCAAACCGTTTTGGCTAAAGCTTGCCGCACTGCAGGGATGGAATTTGACAACAAAGAAGCACACTCTGCTTTGTATGATACGCAAAAAACCACAGAGTTATTTTGCGGCATTGTAAACAAATGGAAAGCCCTTGGTGGTTGGCCTCTTGTTGACGAAGAATAA